Proteins from one Nakamurella multipartita DSM 44233 genomic window:
- a CDS encoding sugar porter family MFS transporter: protein MNALVLRSAIVAALGGLIFGFDTAVISGTTGALETKFGIGGFMLGFTVATALIGTIVGAVGAARPVDRFGRKKVLYTIGVLYVIGALGSALADSLPIFMVFRFLGGIGVGAASVTAPIYTAEVSPPAHRGRLVGLVQFNIVLGILLAYMSNYVIAQLVDAGSAWRWMFGVMAVPAAIFLALLVTVPESPRWLMSVGRTDEGVANIRRLTSSDAEARFEIDEVTESLRAAQSLPKVKFFVREHRKVILLAFAIAAFNQLSGINAVLYYAPEVFRMAGAGENAAFLESVAVGGVNLIATMAALTVIDKLGRRRLMLVGSIGYLISLGGLALIFYVYSGNFSGFSSVLVLVGLMVFIAAHAFGQGAVIWVFISEIFPNRIRGRGQSFGSLTHWVFAAIVSWSFPGIAGALGGGTAFLLFGICMIGQLIWVIKVMPETKGVPLEEMEKQLGVAYDPNERPPSRPVAGH from the coding sequence ATGAATGCTTTGGTCCTGCGCAGTGCGATCGTGGCCGCCCTCGGTGGCCTGATCTTCGGATTTGACACGGCCGTGATATCAGGCACCACCGGCGCCCTGGAAACGAAATTCGGCATCGGTGGATTCATGCTCGGATTCACCGTGGCCACCGCCCTGATCGGCACCATCGTCGGCGCCGTGGGCGCGGCCCGGCCGGTCGACCGGTTCGGCCGCAAGAAGGTGCTCTACACCATCGGCGTGCTGTACGTGATCGGCGCGCTGGGCAGCGCGCTGGCCGACAGCCTGCCGATCTTCATGGTGTTCCGGTTCCTGGGCGGCATCGGGGTCGGTGCCGCGTCGGTGACGGCACCGATCTACACCGCGGAGGTCTCCCCGCCGGCGCACCGTGGGCGGCTGGTCGGCCTGGTGCAGTTCAACATCGTGCTGGGCATCCTGCTGGCCTACATGTCCAACTACGTCATCGCCCAGCTCGTCGACGCCGGGTCGGCCTGGCGCTGGATGTTCGGCGTGATGGCGGTGCCCGCGGCGATCTTCCTGGCCCTGCTGGTGACGGTGCCGGAGAGCCCGCGGTGGCTGATGTCGGTCGGCCGCACCGACGAGGGCGTGGCCAACATCCGCCGGCTGACCTCCAGCGACGCCGAGGCCCGGTTCGAGATCGACGAGGTCACCGAGTCGTTGCGGGCGGCCCAGAGCCTGCCCAAGGTCAAGTTCTTCGTCCGCGAGCACCGCAAGGTCATCCTGCTGGCCTTCGCCATCGCCGCGTTCAACCAGCTGTCCGGGATCAACGCGGTGCTCTACTACGCGCCCGAGGTGTTCCGGATGGCCGGCGCGGGCGAGAACGCGGCGTTCCTGGAAAGCGTCGCCGTCGGCGGGGTCAACCTGATCGCGACGATGGCCGCCCTGACCGTCATCGACAAGCTGGGCCGGCGCCGGCTGATGCTGGTCGGCTCGATCGGCTACCTGATCAGCCTGGGTGGGCTGGCCCTGATCTTCTACGTCTACAGCGGCAACTTCAGCGGGTTCTCCAGCGTGCTGGTGCTCGTCGGCCTGATGGTGTTCATCGCCGCGCACGCCTTCGGTCAGGGCGCGGTGATCTGGGTCTTCATCTCCGAGATCTTCCCCAACCGGATCCGCGGCCGCGGCCAGTCGTTCGGCAGCCTGACCCACTGGGTGTTCGCGGCGATCGTGTCCTGGAGCTTCCCGGGCATCGCCGGCGCGCTGGGCGGCGGCACCGCCTTCCTGCTGTTCGGGATCTGCATGATCGGCCAGCTGATCTGGGTGATCAAGGTGATGCCCGAGACCAAGGGCGTCCCGCTGGAGGAGATGGAAAAGCAGCTGGGTGTGGCCTACGACCCGAACGAGCGCCCGCCGAGCCGCCCCGTCGCCGGTCACTGA
- a CDS encoding TetR/AcrR family transcriptional regulator — translation METTAGEPPAGRAAALPRVSVADVAVRMFAEQGFQATSATAIAEAAGVSRSTFFRQFRSKDDVIFADHDELLDAIGEFLARDHGDPYWAVCEAATMVFRRFRDRLPIVQLRDRVVRQTPELRDRELVTISRYERLFASHLRRRLPHEPPLIAIRFAAVVTATHNYELRRLLRSPDPVDEQELTAALDEVRALFGVGPTAGAAGSAPDIMVAVFPAATSPERVAAVVREHLTEARSG, via the coding sequence ATGGAGACCACCGCGGGCGAACCGCCGGCCGGGCGAGCGGCGGCCCTGCCCCGGGTGAGCGTGGCCGATGTCGCCGTCCGGATGTTCGCCGAGCAGGGCTTCCAGGCCACCTCGGCCACGGCCATCGCCGAGGCGGCCGGCGTCTCGCGCAGCACGTTCTTCCGGCAGTTCCGGTCCAAGGACGACGTCATCTTCGCCGATCACGACGAGCTGCTGGACGCCATCGGCGAGTTCCTGGCCCGGGACCACGGCGACCCGTACTGGGCCGTCTGCGAGGCCGCGACCATGGTCTTCCGGCGCTTCCGGGACCGGCTGCCGATCGTGCAACTGCGGGACCGGGTGGTGCGGCAGACGCCGGAGCTGCGGGACCGCGAGCTGGTCACCATCAGCCGGTACGAGCGGCTGTTCGCCAGCCACCTGCGGCGGCGCCTGCCGCACGAGCCGCCGCTGATCGCGATCCGGTTCGCGGCCGTGGTGACGGCCACCCACAACTACGAGCTGCGCCGGCTGCTGCGCTCACCCGACCCGGTGGACGAGCAGGAGCTGACCGCCGCCCTCGACGAGGTGCGCGCCCTGTTCGGGGTGGGCCCGACGGCCGGCGCGGCCGGGTCGGCGCCCGACATCATGGTCGCGGTGTTCCCGGCCGCCACCTCGCCCGAGCGGGTGGCGGCCGTGGTCCGCGAGCACCTGACCGAAGCCCGCTCCGGCTGA
- a CDS encoding TMEM175 family protein, translating to MSEPSGELSLGFERIVFFSDAVFAIVITLLVLPLTAEFETPEPDEHLTHVLGELWPHVLSFLISFLVIGQFWMAHHRMYRMIDKFDGGLLWLNLLCLLTVTFMPFPTSVLGAVQDEHHLEVVFYAAALAVTSLSIVAMWLYARSHGLLVAGLDPARVHGFTVGSLTTLGVFVVAIGAAFFGLLAAGICWLAMIPATRILLRRTSPG from the coding sequence GTGTCCGAACCCAGCGGGGAGCTCTCCCTCGGTTTCGAGCGGATCGTCTTCTTCAGCGATGCGGTGTTCGCGATCGTCATCACCCTGCTGGTGCTGCCGCTCACGGCCGAGTTCGAAACGCCCGAACCGGACGAGCACCTGACGCACGTGCTCGGCGAACTTTGGCCGCACGTCCTCAGCTTCCTGATCAGTTTCCTGGTCATCGGGCAGTTCTGGATGGCCCACCACCGGATGTACCGGATGATCGACAAGTTCGACGGCGGGTTGCTCTGGCTCAACCTGCTGTGCCTGCTGACGGTCACCTTCATGCCGTTCCCGACGTCAGTCCTCGGCGCCGTGCAGGACGAGCACCATCTGGAGGTGGTGTTCTACGCCGCGGCGCTGGCGGTGACCAGCCTGTCCATCGTGGCGATGTGGCTGTACGCGCGCAGTCACGGGCTGCTGGTGGCCGGGCTGGACCCGGCCCGCGTGCACGGCTTCACCGTCGGCTCGCTGACCACGCTGGGAGTCTTCGTGGTGGCCATCGGCGCCGCCTTCTTCGGTTTGCTGGCGGCCGGAATCTGCTGGCTGGCGATGATCCCGGCGACCCGGATCCTGCTGCGGCGGACCAGCCCCGGGTGA
- a CDS encoding phosphatidylserine decarboxylase translates to MADPRPGSHMVELIRSTVPPIHPGGRPIVLGAAAATLGARVLLRTLGLRRAGRVVTTAGLAATAASAAFFRAPARVRPVGPGLVVAPADGLVSLITEAAPPPELGLPTTPLVRVSIFLSVFDVHIQRVPVDGVIRAVAYRPGKFLSADLDKASEDNERNSLLIDSSVGVPVVVTQIAGLVARRIVCDVRAGQAVSTGETYGLIRFGSRLDTYLPPGTRPLVQLGQRAVGGETVLADLAGTG, encoded by the coding sequence ATGGCCGACCCACGACCCGGCTCCCACATGGTCGAGCTGATTCGTTCAACCGTCCCGCCGATCCATCCCGGCGGTCGACCCATCGTCCTGGGCGCGGCGGCCGCCACGCTCGGGGCCCGCGTCCTGCTGCGCACCCTCGGACTGCGCCGGGCCGGCCGGGTGGTCACCACCGCCGGCCTGGCCGCCACCGCAGCGTCGGCCGCGTTCTTCCGGGCGCCGGCTCGGGTCCGGCCGGTCGGCCCCGGCCTGGTCGTCGCCCCCGCGGACGGCCTGGTCAGCCTGATCACCGAGGCGGCCCCGCCGCCGGAGCTGGGGCTACCGACCACCCCCCTGGTCCGGGTGTCGATCTTCCTGTCGGTATTCGACGTGCACATCCAGCGGGTCCCGGTCGACGGGGTGATCCGCGCGGTCGCCTACCGCCCCGGCAAGTTCCTCTCGGCCGACCTGGACAAGGCCTCGGAGGACAACGAGCGCAACTCGCTGCTGATCGACTCGTCGGTGGGCGTGCCGGTCGTGGTCACCCAGATCGCCGGGCTGGTGGCCCGACGCATCGTCTGCGACGTCCGGGCCGGCCAGGCGGTCAGCACCGGCGAGACCTACGGGCTGATCCGGTTCGGCTCCCGGCTGGACACCTACCTGCCGCCCGGCACCCGGCCGCTGGTGCAGCTGGGCCAGCGGGCGGTCGGCGGGGAGACCGTGCTGGCCGACCTGGCCGGAACCGGCTGA
- a CDS encoding CDP-alcohol phosphatidyltransferase family protein: protein MGGVPVVRFLPNAITVLALCAGLTSVAFAMNGQWRLAVGAIGAAAVLDSLDGPAARWLQSQSRVGAELDSLSDCISFGVAPALVMYVWLLRDEGRGYGWVVCLLFAVCAALRLARFNSLLDDEPKPWAKGFFTGVPTPAGGLMVTAPLLLTNRLGTDGPWAAPWAVALWIVFIGLLMVSRVPTIALKSVRLPAQLIVPMLILLVLGVALLVYEPELVTVVGMVVYLLHIPYAIWKYNHLKNHPELWRTAGRRPRRSSRRVRLRIPRRQRVAGRLPDGSPAPYRRGVGAGRRPRSAWRREP, encoded by the coding sequence ATGGGCGGGGTCCCGGTGGTGCGGTTCCTGCCCAACGCCATCACCGTGCTGGCGCTGTGCGCCGGCTTGACCTCGGTGGCGTTCGCGATGAACGGGCAGTGGCGGCTAGCCGTCGGGGCGATCGGGGCGGCCGCCGTCCTGGACTCGCTAGACGGGCCGGCCGCGCGCTGGCTGCAGTCGCAGAGCCGGGTCGGCGCCGAGCTGGACTCGCTCTCGGACTGCATCTCCTTCGGGGTCGCCCCGGCCCTGGTGATGTACGTCTGGCTGCTGCGGGACGAGGGCCGCGGTTACGGCTGGGTGGTGTGCCTGCTGTTCGCGGTGTGCGCCGCGCTGCGGCTGGCCCGGTTCAACTCCTTGCTCGACGACGAACCCAAACCCTGGGCGAAGGGCTTCTTCACCGGGGTGCCCACGCCGGCCGGCGGCCTGATGGTCACCGCGCCGCTGCTGCTGACCAACCGGCTGGGCACGGACGGTCCGTGGGCGGCGCCCTGGGCGGTGGCGCTGTGGATCGTGTTCATCGGCCTGCTCATGGTGTCCCGGGTGCCGACCATCGCGCTCAAGTCGGTGCGGCTACCCGCGCAGCTGATCGTGCCGATGCTGATCCTGCTGGTCCTGGGCGTCGCGCTGCTGGTCTACGAGCCCGAGCTGGTCACCGTCGTCGGCATGGTCGTCTACCTGCTGCACATCCCGTACGCGATCTGGAAATACAACCACCTCAAGAATCACCCGGAGCTGTGGCGCACGGCCGGGCGGCGGCCGCGGCGGTCCAGCCGTCGGGTCCGGCTGCGGATCCCGCGGCGGCAGCGGGTGGCCGGTCGCCTGCCCGACGGATCGCCCGCGCCCTACCGTCGGGGGGTCGGGGCGGGACGGCGCCCGCGCAGCGCCTGGCGCCGCGAACCCTGA
- a CDS encoding DUF3263 domain-containing protein translates to MDTAAAPQPSGDRDPSAGAELGRRDRDILAFERQWWQYAGAKEQAIKERFDLSPTRYYQVLNEIIDNPAALAEDPLLVRRLRRLRTSRQKTRSARRLGFEV, encoded by the coding sequence GTGGATACCGCTGCCGCGCCGCAGCCGAGCGGCGACCGGGACCCGAGCGCCGGAGCCGAGCTGGGCCGCCGCGACCGGGACATCCTGGCCTTCGAACGGCAGTGGTGGCAGTACGCCGGGGCCAAGGAGCAGGCGATCAAGGAGCGGTTCGACCTGTCTCCGACCCGCTACTACCAGGTGCTCAACGAGATCATCGACAACCCGGCCGCGCTGGCCGAGGACCCGCTGCTGGTCCGGCGGCTGCGCCGGCTGCGGACCAGCCGGCAGAAGACCCGCTCGGCCCGCCGCCTGGGCTTCGAGGTCTGA
- a CDS encoding amidase has protein sequence MTMMSQDLHYLDARAQLALLRSRQVSARELLAAHLARIEAVNPAINAIITLTPESAFARAHELDQGAARGRFAGPLHGLPMAHKDNHLTAGIRTTFGSRLRADLIPDTDDLVIERLRAAGVVTIGKTNIPEFAAGGHTFNEVFGTTRNPYDRSVTAGGSSGGAAAALAAGLHPLADGNDMGGSLRLPAGYCNVVGLRPSAGRVPVHPAADGYSGLSVSGPMARTVDDLARLLSVLAGPDRRSPISLEEPGSAFAQVPERGLVGARIAFSPDLGGQVPVEAPVADMVRAAAAVCETHGARVEPACPDFSGADECFRVLRAWQFEATLGAELDAGADLVRPSLLANMRQGRSLTGPQIGRAAVHRTVLFHRMREFLEEFDALLLPVAPLPAFPADVQYPEVVAGQPQPDYLGWMRPVCHITVTGHPAISVPGGFSPTGTPMGLQIVGRHRGERALLAIARGFETVTGHGRRHPEL, from the coding sequence ATGACCATGATGAGTCAGGACCTGCACTATCTCGATGCGCGGGCGCAACTCGCCCTGCTGCGCAGCCGGCAGGTCAGCGCCCGCGAGTTGCTCGCTGCGCACCTGGCCCGGATCGAGGCGGTCAATCCGGCGATCAACGCGATCATCACGCTCACCCCGGAATCGGCGTTCGCCCGCGCCCACGAGCTGGACCAGGGCGCGGCCCGCGGCCGGTTCGCCGGCCCCCTGCACGGCCTGCCCATGGCGCACAAGGACAACCATCTGACGGCCGGGATCCGCACCACCTTCGGCTCCCGGCTGCGGGCCGACCTGATCCCCGACACCGACGACCTGGTCATCGAGCGGCTGCGCGCCGCCGGGGTGGTCACCATCGGCAAGACCAACATCCCCGAGTTCGCCGCCGGCGGGCACACCTTCAACGAGGTCTTCGGCACCACACGCAATCCGTACGACCGCAGCGTGACCGCCGGCGGGTCCTCGGGCGGGGCGGCGGCCGCGCTGGCCGCCGGGCTGCACCCGCTGGCCGACGGCAACGACATGGGCGGCTCCCTGCGGCTGCCGGCCGGGTACTGCAACGTGGTCGGGCTGCGGCCGAGCGCCGGGCGGGTGCCCGTCCACCCGGCCGCCGACGGCTACAGCGGGTTGTCGGTGTCCGGCCCGATGGCCCGCACCGTCGACGACCTCGCCCGGTTGCTGTCCGTGCTGGCCGGGCCCGACCGCCGCTCGCCGATCTCCCTGGAGGAGCCCGGGTCGGCGTTCGCGCAGGTCCCCGAGCGCGGGCTGGTGGGGGCCCGGATCGCCTTCTCGCCCGATCTGGGCGGCCAGGTCCCGGTCGAGGCGCCGGTGGCCGACATGGTCCGGGCCGCGGCCGCGGTCTGCGAGACCCACGGGGCCCGGGTGGAACCGGCCTGCCCGGACTTCTCCGGCGCCGACGAGTGCTTCCGGGTGCTGCGGGCCTGGCAGTTCGAGGCCACCTTGGGGGCCGAGCTGGACGCCGGCGCGGACCTGGTGCGGCCGAGCCTGCTGGCCAACATGCGGCAGGGCCGCAGCCTGACCGGCCCGCAGATCGGGCGCGCGGCGGTGCACCGCACGGTGCTGTTCCACCGGATGCGCGAGTTCCTCGAGGAGTTCGACGCGTTGCTGCTGCCGGTGGCGCCGCTGCCCGCGTTCCCGGCCGACGTGCAGTACCCGGAGGTGGTGGCCGGGCAGCCGCAGCCGGACTACCTGGGCTGGATGCGGCCGGTCTGCCACATCACCGTCACCGGTCACCCGGCGATCTCGGTGCCGGGCGGGTTCAGCCCGACGGGCACCCCGATGGGGCTGCAGATCGTCGGCCGGCACCGGGGCGAGCGCGCGCTGCTGGCGATCGCCCGCGGCTTCGAGACGGTGACCGGGCACGGCCGGCGGCATCCGGAGCTGTGA
- a CDS encoding MFS transporter, producing the protein MAGPATATSLRLVLISMTLANAMILVDQTAVPLILPDVMSTFGIGSGLAQWVLNASLLPLAGLLVLGGRLGDLLGRRRIFLLGSAMFGGASAVAGLAPAFWILLLARVVQGAGGALMLPATVAIISSAYPPESRGRALGTMGGTAAIAGALGPTIGGALTSLLSWRAVLLINLPLLLIVLWCTLRAVPADPPRTGRAHVDVSGSLLLCVTLVGVVFGLSQTAVWPLTSPGVWGPVLVAVVAGGLFVRRERRAHNPLMSFALLRRHRNYLGATVSQGLAGMAEMGLGLIFPLLLILNLRMDPGLAGLALIPTTLPMVLLAPLTGRWYDRSGGRAPMTWGFLVLALSGVLLAATVSMDSYLWLLPGLLAYGTGLAIVLTVNDPVTVDSIPEADQGQASGVSATAEQGGGALGIAVLYAVFHQVYLVKFYAAQDAAPGPDLDPDTIGKLKDILIGEEQTGLKVSDFGEYVQTYLIPAREASNLGYAVTFLVVTGLALIGAAASWWLVRRPAPMTTDTEPA; encoded by the coding sequence ATGGCCGGACCGGCAACCGCGACGTCACTGCGCCTGGTGTTGATCAGCATGACGCTGGCCAACGCGATGATCCTGGTGGACCAGACCGCGGTGCCCCTGATCCTGCCCGACGTCATGAGTACGTTCGGCATCGGCTCGGGCCTGGCCCAGTGGGTGCTCAACGCGAGCCTGCTGCCGCTGGCCGGCCTGCTGGTGCTGGGTGGCCGGCTGGGCGACCTGCTCGGCCGCCGGCGAATCTTCCTGCTGGGCTCGGCCATGTTCGGCGGCGCGTCCGCCGTGGCCGGGCTCGCCCCGGCGTTCTGGATCCTGCTGCTCGCCCGGGTGGTGCAGGGCGCCGGCGGGGCGCTGATGTTGCCGGCGACCGTGGCGATCATCAGTTCGGCCTACCCGCCGGAGAGCCGTGGCCGGGCGCTGGGCACCATGGGCGGCACCGCGGCGATCGCCGGCGCCCTGGGCCCGACCATCGGCGGCGCGCTCACCTCGCTGCTGAGCTGGCGCGCGGTGCTGCTGATCAATCTGCCGCTGCTGCTGATCGTGCTGTGGTGCACGTTGCGCGCGGTGCCCGCCGACCCGCCGCGAACGGGCCGGGCCCACGTGGACGTCAGCGGGTCACTGCTGTTGTGCGTGACCCTCGTCGGGGTCGTCTTCGGCCTGTCGCAGACCGCGGTCTGGCCGCTCACCAGCCCCGGGGTATGGGGGCCGGTGCTCGTCGCGGTGGTGGCCGGCGGGCTGTTCGTCCGGCGGGAGCGCCGCGCGCACAACCCGCTGATGAGCTTTGCCCTGCTGCGCCGGCACCGGAACTATCTCGGCGCCACGGTCAGCCAGGGGCTGGCCGGGATGGCCGAGATGGGGCTGGGCCTGATCTTCCCGCTGCTGTTGATCCTGAACCTGCGGATGGACCCCGGCCTGGCCGGCCTGGCGCTCATCCCGACGACCCTGCCGATGGTGTTGCTGGCCCCGTTGACGGGGCGCTGGTACGACCGGTCGGGCGGTCGGGCGCCGATGACCTGGGGCTTTCTCGTCCTGGCGCTGTCCGGGGTGCTGCTCGCGGCGACGGTGTCCATGGACAGCTACCTGTGGCTACTGCCCGGGCTGCTCGCCTACGGCACCGGACTGGCCATCGTGTTGACGGTGAACGACCCGGTGACCGTCGACAGCATTCCCGAGGCCGACCAGGGTCAGGCGTCCGGCGTCTCGGCGACCGCCGAACAGGGCGGCGGCGCCCTGGGCATCGCTGTGCTGTACGCGGTGTTCCATCAGGTCTATCTGGTCAAGTTCTACGCCGCCCAGGACGCCGCGCCCGGACCCGACCTGGACCCCGACACCATCGGCAAGCTCAAGGACATCCTCATCGGCGAAGAACAGACCGGACTCAAGGTGTCCGATTTCGGGGAGTACGTGCAGACCTACCTCATCCCGGCGCGGGAGGCCTCGAACCTGGGCTACGCCGTGACCTTCCTGGTGGTCACCGGGCTCGCGCTGATCGGGGCGGCCGCGTCCTGGTGGCTGGTCCGCCGACCCGCTCCGATGACGACGGACACCGAACCGGCCTGA
- a CDS encoding AMP-binding protein, which yields MTTAASYASGTSDEPLLGETIGQVLDRVAAAQPAAPALVEVGTGRRWTYAELRAAADEVALGLLAAGVRRGDRVGIWAPNLAEWTLVQFGSAKIGAILVTINPAYRSHELAYVLNQAGIGLLVAAPSFKGSDYAAMIESVRPQCPALRRVVLIGGPEWDGLVADGRSGDPAELAHRQAELSADDPINIQYTSGTTGFPKGATLSHHNIVNNGYFVGRLCGYTPADRVCIPVPFYHCFGMVMGNLGALTHGATMVIPAPGFDPAATLRAVAAERCTSLYGVPTMFIAELADPGFDGYDLSSLRTGIMAGSPCPVEVMKQVVQRMGMTEVTICYGMTETSPVSTQTRAGDSLERRVSTVGRVHPHVEVKVIDPATGRTLPRGEPGELCTRGYSVMLGYWDEPDKTAQAIDAARWMHTGDLAAMDDEGYLTITGRIKDMVIRGGENIYPREIEEFLHTHPDVLDAQVVGVPDQRYGEELCAWITMRAGAPALTAEAVHEFATGRLAHFKIPRYVLVVPEFPMTVTGKVRKVEMREKSAQLLDLGAAAAIRPA from the coding sequence ATGACCACCGCTGCTTCCTACGCCTCCGGCACCTCGGACGAGCCGCTGCTGGGCGAGACGATCGGTCAGGTGCTGGACCGGGTCGCCGCCGCGCAGCCGGCGGCGCCGGCCCTGGTCGAGGTCGGCACCGGCCGCCGCTGGACCTACGCCGAGCTGCGCGCGGCGGCGGACGAGGTCGCCCTCGGGCTGCTGGCGGCCGGGGTCCGGCGCGGTGACCGGGTCGGCATCTGGGCACCCAACCTGGCCGAGTGGACGTTGGTGCAGTTCGGCTCGGCCAAGATCGGCGCCATCCTGGTCACCATCAACCCGGCGTACCGCTCGCATGAGCTGGCCTACGTGCTCAACCAGGCCGGCATCGGCCTGCTGGTGGCGGCGCCCTCGTTCAAGGGCTCGGACTACGCGGCCATGATCGAGTCGGTCCGGCCGCAGTGCCCGGCCCTGCGCCGGGTGGTGCTGATCGGCGGCCCGGAGTGGGACGGGCTCGTCGCCGACGGCCGGTCGGGTGATCCCGCCGAGCTCGCCCACCGGCAGGCCGAGCTGTCGGCCGACGACCCGATCAACATCCAGTACACCTCGGGCACCACGGGGTTCCCCAAGGGCGCCACCCTGTCCCACCACAACATCGTCAACAACGGCTACTTCGTCGGCCGGCTGTGCGGCTATACCCCGGCGGACCGGGTCTGCATCCCGGTGCCCTTCTATCACTGCTTCGGCATGGTGATGGGCAATCTCGGCGCCCTCACCCACGGGGCCACGATGGTCATCCCGGCCCCCGGCTTCGATCCGGCCGCGACCCTGCGCGCGGTGGCCGCCGAGCGGTGCACCTCGCTGTACGGGGTGCCGACCATGTTCATCGCCGAGCTGGCCGACCCCGGTTTCGACGGCTACGACCTGTCGTCCCTGCGCACCGGGATCATGGCCGGTTCGCCCTGCCCGGTCGAGGTAATGAAGCAGGTCGTGCAGCGGATGGGCATGACCGAGGTGACCATCTGCTACGGCATGACCGAGACCTCACCGGTGTCCACCCAGACCCGCGCGGGCGACTCGCTGGAGCGCCGGGTGTCCACCGTGGGCCGGGTCCACCCGCACGTCGAGGTCAAGGTCATCGACCCGGCCACCGGCCGGACGCTCCCGCGGGGGGAACCCGGCGAGCTGTGCACCCGGGGCTATTCGGTGATGCTCGGGTACTGGGACGAGCCGGACAAGACCGCACAGGCCATCGACGCGGCCCGCTGGATGCACACCGGTGACCTGGCCGCCATGGACGACGAGGGCTACCTGACCATCACCGGGCGGATCAAGGACATGGTCATCCGGGGCGGCGAGAACATCTATCCGCGGGAGATCGAGGAGTTCCTGCACACCCACCCGGACGTGCTGGATGCGCAGGTGGTGGGCGTGCCCGACCAGCGGTACGGCGAGGAGCTGTGCGCCTGGATCACCATGCGCGCGGGCGCGCCGGCCCTGACCGCCGAGGCCGTGCACGAGTTCGCCACCGGCCGGCTGGCCCACTTCAAGATCCCCCGGTACGTGCTCGTCGTGCCGGAGTTCCCGATGACGGTCACCGGCAAGGTGCGCAAGGTCGAGATGCGGGAGAAGTCCGCGCAGCTGCTCGATCTGGGCGCGGCCGCGGCCATCCGCCCCGCCTGA
- a CDS encoding TIGR03084 family metal-binding protein, producing the protein MIDKADVLADLAAEGAELDALVAALPASAWATPTPAPGWTIAHQIAHLQWTDDAALAAATDPEAFARISRSAATDLTGLIEAGAASGAALPPAQLLARWRDGRAALATALAAAGNVRLPWIGTRMSPTSMATARIMETWAHGQDVADALGVERVPTGRLRHVAHLGVITRDHAFGVHGATPPAEPFRVELAAPDGSLWVWGPDGRPPDVTGPAVDFCLLVTRRRHRADLALTATGAAADQWLNLAQAFAGPPGPGRAPSRD; encoded by the coding sequence ATGATCGACAAGGCCGACGTCCTCGCGGACCTGGCCGCGGAGGGGGCCGAGCTGGACGCCCTGGTGGCGGCATTGCCGGCGTCGGCGTGGGCCACGCCGACGCCCGCCCCCGGGTGGACGATCGCGCACCAGATCGCGCACCTGCAGTGGACCGATGACGCCGCGCTGGCCGCGGCCACCGACCCGGAGGCGTTCGCCCGGATCAGCCGGTCCGCGGCGACCGACCTGACCGGGCTGATCGAGGCCGGCGCCGCGAGCGGCGCGGCGTTGCCCCCGGCGCAGCTGCTGGCCCGCTGGCGGGACGGCCGGGCGGCGCTGGCCACCGCGCTGGCCGCCGCCGGGAACGTGCGCCTGCCCTGGATCGGCACCCGGATGAGCCCGACGTCGATGGCTACCGCCCGGATCATGGAGACCTGGGCGCACGGCCAGGACGTCGCCGACGCGCTGGGCGTCGAACGGGTGCCGACCGGACGGCTGCGGCACGTCGCCCACCTGGGGGTGATCACCCGCGACCACGCGTTCGGCGTGCACGGGGCCACCCCGCCGGCGGAGCCGTTCCGGGTGGAGCTGGCCGCGCCGGACGGCTCGCTCTGGGTCTGGGGGCCGGATGGCCGGCCGCCGGACGTCACCGGGCCGGCGGTCGACTTCTGCCTGCTGGTCACCCGGCGGCGGCACCGTGCCGATCTGGCCCTGACGGCCACCGGCGCGGCGGCCGACCAGTGGCTGAATCTGGCCCAGGCGTTCGCCGGGCCGCCGGGACCGGGTCGGGCCCCGAGCCGCGACTGA